Genomic segment of Pseudothermotoga hypogea DSM 11164 = NBRC 106472:
ATTCTGCCAGGCTCATTCACTGAATCGTCCACCTCATGAAATATTGTACAATCGAAACGATGGAGGTGATCGAAGCATGGAGAGAGTCAAGAAGTTCGTCGAAGCATTGGAGAAGGAAAACGTCGACGCTGCACTCATATGCAACGTGGAGTACTCCTCTCGACCAACGACGATGTATCTTTCGGGGTTCACCGGTTCGTTCAGTTTCCTCGTCATCACGAAGGACTCTCAGTTCATAGTCACAGACTCGAGGTACTTCGAGCAGGCCAAGCAGCAGACCAAGTTCACGCTGGTTGAACATCGCGGATCGAACATTTATGACACCGTCGTTGGTGTACTTGAAACGATCAAACCCAAGGTAGTTGGACTGGAATTTTCTCGAATAAGCCACGACATGTATCTGAAGCTCTCTGAAAAGTACCAGGCTCTTTACAAGCCCATCGATCACATCATTGAACAGATGCGCATGATCAAAGAGCCTCAGGAGGTAGAGTTCATCAGGAAGGCGATTCAGATAAGCGAAGAAGCACTCCTGAAAGTTCTTCCGCTCGTCAAAGAGGGGGTGGCAGAGAAGGACATTGCGGCCGAGCTTGAGTATCAAATGAAGCTTCTCGGCGCTGACGGGATCGCGTTTGAAACGATCGTCATAACAGGACCGAGAACGGCGCTGCCACACGGAAGAGCTTCGGAACGAAGACTGAGGATGAACGAGCCGGTGCTCTTCGACTTTGGCGCAAAGTTCAACGGTTACTGTGCGGACATAACCAGGACTTTCTATTTTGGCAAGCCAGACGAAGAATTCGTGAAGGTGTACAACACGGTCTTTGAAGCTCAATCTCTGGCACTCGAGAAAGGTTCTGGCCGGATGACTGGTAAGGAGTTGGACTCCGTGGCGCGCACGCACATATCCAGCTGTGGTCTTGGTGAATACTTTGGCCACGGTCTTGGTCACGGTCTGGGGCTGGAGGTTCACGAGGCACCGAGGGTGAACCAGAGCAACGAGTCGATCCTACCAGTCGGAGCGGTCGTGACGATCGAGCCGGGAATCTACATCGAAGGTAAATTCGGTGTTAGAATAGAAGAGGATGTCG
This window contains:
- a CDS encoding M24 family metallopeptidase, whose protein sequence is MERVKKFVEALEKENVDAALICNVEYSSRPTTMYLSGFTGSFSFLVITKDSQFIVTDSRYFEQAKQQTKFTLVEHRGSNIYDTVVGVLETIKPKVVGLEFSRISHDMYLKLSEKYQALYKPIDHIIEQMRMIKEPQEVEFIRKAIQISEEALLKVLPLVKEGVAEKDIAAELEYQMKLLGADGIAFETIVITGPRTALPHGRASERRLRMNEPVLFDFGAKFNGYCADITRTFYFGKPDEEFVKVYNTVFEAQSLALEKGSGRMTGKELDSVARTHISSCGLGEYFGHGLGHGLGLEVHEAPRVNQSNESILPVGAVVTIEPGIYIEGKFGVRIEEDVVVHEDHLERLTHLERKLQMF